CCACCGCTGGCTGGATGAGGAGGTGGCGGCCGGACTGCGGCTTCCCGCGGCGATGATCGTCGCCACGTCCGCGCGGGACGGCGCCCCCTCGGTCCGGACGGTGCTCCTCAACGGGCTCGACGGGCGGGGCTTTGTCTTCTACACGAACTATGAGAGCCGCAAGGCGCGCGAGCTGGCGGAGAACCCCGCGGGGGCGATTCTGTTTTATTGGCCGAGGGGCGGGCGGCAGGTTCGCGCCGAGGGCCCCGTGGTCAGGATCTCCGCCGACGAGTCGGACGCCTATTTCCGCACCCGCCCGAGGGAGAGTCAGTTGAGCGCCTGGGCCTCGCGCCAGAGCGAGGTGATCCCCGCCCGAGCGGTGCTCGAGGCGCGGGTGTGCGCGCTCGCCGAGGAGTACCGGGATCGCGAGGTCCCCCGGCCGCCCTTCTGGGGCGGGTACCGGATCGCCCCTCATGTGGTCGAGTTCTGGCAGGGGCGCCTTAACCGGCTGCACGACCGCCTCTGCTACCGCCTGGTCGAGGCCGGGCGCTGGCGGATCGAGCGGCTGTCTCCGTAGCGCTCGCGGGCGATCGATCACGATGAGGGGGGAGCCCGACATGCCCGTCTTCGACATCGTGATCCGCAACGGCCGCCTGGCCGTCCCCGCGGGGGCGGCGCGGACCGATCTGGGGATCGACGGCCAGCGGATCGCCCAGATCGGCGGCCCGATGTCCGGCACGAACGAGATCGACGCCGCCGGCCTTCTGGTTCTGCCGGGGGGCGTCGACGCCCACGTGCACCTCACCCCCGGCCTGCGCTCACCCCAGGAGGGGCCGGTGTGGATCGACGACATCGCCAGCGGGTCCGCGGCTGCCCTGGCCGGGGGAATCACGACCCTCGGCAATATGACCTTTCTGCGCGACGGCGAGCTGCCCCTCGATGGGCTCGACCGCGAGGCCGCGCTGGTGCGCGAGGGGGCGATCGCCGATTTCATCCTGCACCCGGTGCTGCGTGAGCCGACCCCCGCGGCGCTGGATCAGATCCTGACCCTGCGCGATCGGGGGCACACCAGCCTCAAGTTTTTCATGGTGACCCCGGGATTCGACCGCCAGGTGGCCGGCTTTCTCGAGGCGACCGAGCGCGCCGCCGCCGCCGGACTGATCACGATGATACACTGCGAGGACTACGCGATCATCGCTCGGGCGACGGCGCGCCTGATCGCCGAGGGTCGCTCGGACCTCCGCCACTACGCCGAGAGCCGGCCGGTGGTGTCGGAGACCGTGGCCACCGAGCGCGCCGTCGCGTTCGCCGCGGCGACCGGGGCGCCCGTCTATGTGGTGCATCTGTCGGCCGCAGCCGCGCTCGACGTCTGCCGCCGCGCCCAGTCGCACGGACTGCCGGTGTACGTGGAGACGCGGCCCCTCTACCTCCACCTGACCCGGGAGCGTTTCGGCGAGCCGGATGGGGCGAAGTACGTCGGACAGCCGCCGCTGCGGGACGCGGCCGATGTCGCCGCTCTCTGGGACGGCTTGAGGCAGGGGTCCGTGCACACCGTCTGCAGCGATCACGCGCCGTGGAGCTTGGCGGCGAAGTTGGACCCCGCCTTGTCGGTCGCGACGCTGCGCCCCGGGGTGGAGGGCTTGGAGTTGCAGATGCCGATGCTCTACTCAGAGGGCGTGCGGACCGGGCGACTTTCGCTGGAGCGTTTCATCGAGGTCACGTCGACCAACGCGGCAAAGCTGTTCGGCCTCTACCCCGCGAAGGGGTGCATCGCCGTCGGCAGCGACGCCGACGTGGTGCTCTTCGACCCGAACCTGACGCGGACGGTCGGCGCCCCGCGCTTCTCTCGATGCGACTACTCGGTGTTCGCCGGGCGGTCCGTGACCGGGTGGCCCGTTCTGACCATGCGTCGCGGGGAAGTGGTGTTCG
The sequence above is drawn from the bacterium genome and encodes:
- the pdxH gene encoding pyridoxamine 5'-phosphate oxidase encodes the protein MEGPADRTSAAAHADRAGRSLDEADVHPDPFVQFHRWLDEEVAAGLRLPAAMIVATSARDGAPSVRTVLLNGLDGRGFVFYTNYESRKARELAENPAGAILFYWPRGGRQVRAEGPVVRISADESDAYFRTRPRESQLSAWASRQSEVIPARAVLEARVCALAEEYRDREVPRPPFWGGYRIAPHVVEFWQGRLNRLHDRLCYRLVEAGRWRIERLSP
- a CDS encoding amidohydrolase family protein, whose product is MPVFDIVIRNGRLAVPAGAARTDLGIDGQRIAQIGGPMSGTNEIDAAGLLVLPGGVDAHVHLTPGLRSPQEGPVWIDDIASGSAAALAGGITTLGNMTFLRDGELPLDGLDREAALVREGAIADFILHPVLREPTPAALDQILTLRDRGHTSLKFFMVTPGFDRQVAGFLEATERAAAAGLITMIHCEDYAIIARATARLIAEGRSDLRHYAESRPVVSETVATERAVAFAAATGAPVYVVHLSAAAALDVCRRAQSHGLPVYVETRPLYLHLTRERFGEPDGAKYVGQPPLRDAADVAALWDGLRQGSVHTVCSDHAPWSLAAKLDPALSVATLRPGVEGLELQMPMLYSEGVRTGRLSLERFIEVTSTNAAKLFGLYPAKGCIAVGSDADVVLFDPNLTRTVGAPRFSRCDYSVFAGRSVTGWPVLTMRRGEVVFDHGRVTGSPGTGRLIPRLPTCRL